One genomic region from Thermoleptolyngbya sichuanensis A183 encodes:
- a CDS encoding rhodanese-like domain-containing protein, which produces MRLFGLIPTPPPLRPKSNVYDLKARLDWGEPALTIIDVRDRPEFNAAHIEGAVSMPTAELVDTALIYLELERDLYVYGYTDEETAIAAAQLRTAGFLNVSELRGGMPAWKAVGFPVETARAIAA; this is translated from the coding sequence ATGCGACTTTTTGGACTGATTCCCACACCGCCGCCGCTCCGTCCGAAGTCCAACGTGTATGACCTAAAGGCCCGACTGGACTGGGGCGAACCCGCGCTGACGATTATCGACGTGCGCGATCGCCCAGAGTTCAACGCTGCCCATATCGAGGGCGCAGTCTCGATGCCAACGGCTGAGCTAGTGGACACGGCGCTGATTTATCTGGAGTTGGAGCGCGATCTCTACGTCTATGGCTATACAGACGAGGAAACGGCGATCGCCGCTGCCCAACTCCGCACCGCTGGGTTCCTCAACGTGTCGGAACTGCGCGGCGGGATGCCAGCATGGAAGGCGGTTGGTTTTCCGGTAGAAACCGCTAGGGCGATCGCAGCGTAG
- a CDS encoding lipid kinase has protein sequence MSKRALIFVNRNARSGKKRLAQAVDILDELEFELVLVPSKRSGELADLIRKHRDELDLVIIGGGDGTLNRVVDVLVETQLPLGILPLGTANDLARTLGLPQSIPDACRAIAQGKRRSIDLGWVNGKYFFNVASLGLSVKITRRLSQGMKQRWGLLAYAISAVQALTQLHPFRAEIRVDGETIAVKTLQIAVGNGRYYGGGMAIAEDAAIDDQRLDLYSLEVKHLWQFIPLLWKMRRGQQASLPWVRGLHGQEIEIYTREPHAINTDGEITTATPATFRVIPQALTVLVAD, from the coding sequence ATGAGCAAACGTGCCCTCATCTTTGTGAATCGCAATGCCCGCAGCGGGAAGAAGCGCCTGGCTCAAGCGGTTGACATCTTGGATGAACTAGAGTTTGAGTTGGTGCTGGTGCCCTCCAAACGATCGGGCGAACTCGCAGATCTGATCCGCAAGCACCGAGATGAGCTGGACTTGGTGATTATCGGCGGCGGCGATGGCACCCTTAATCGAGTGGTTGATGTGTTAGTGGAGACTCAGTTGCCGCTGGGAATTTTGCCCCTGGGTACGGCCAATGACCTGGCGCGTACCCTTGGACTACCGCAAAGTATCCCAGATGCCTGTCGCGCGATCGCCCAGGGCAAGCGTCGCTCTATCGATCTGGGTTGGGTCAATGGCAAGTATTTCTTCAATGTGGCCAGCCTTGGCCTCAGCGTCAAAATTACCCGTCGCCTCTCCCAGGGCATGAAGCAGCGCTGGGGCCTATTGGCCTATGCCATTTCCGCTGTTCAAGCCCTCACCCAACTGCACCCCTTCCGAGCCGAGATCCGGGTAGATGGGGAGACAATCGCCGTCAAAACGCTCCAAATCGCAGTCGGCAATGGTCGCTACTATGGCGGAGGGATGGCGATCGCTGAGGATGCGGCGATCGATGATCAGCGGCTCGACCTCTACAGCCTAGAGGTGAAGCACCTGTGGCAGTTCATTCCCCTGCTCTGGAAGATGCGCCGGGGCCAGCAGGCCAGCCTTCCCTGGGTGCGCGGTCTGCATGGTCAGGAAATTGAAATTTACACCCGCGAACCCCACGCGATTAACACCGATGGCGAGATCACCACGGCAACCCCCGCCACCTTTCGTGTCATCCCCCAAGCACTCACCGTTCTGGTGGCAGATTAG
- a CDS encoding ISKra4 family transposase (programmed frameshift), translated as MDATKEAQIKAHALALAELLYDETDPEQVKTLAGIEVAVRDHLLEYVGPEIGKFFICTSSGTSSGRKRHIQSIVGRLSLSQRQSQRLKVKARTQWSPQVETCCLLLSANEAYARAADDIAVLTGVCVSGSTQQRLVHRQDLEPPAVDSGVKEMSLDGGKVRLRTPQGQPCQWRDYKGVNLHQCSISAFYKDNDSLVNWLNQQPLAHPLVCLGDGHDGIWNLFSQIGHRSERLEILDWYHLMENLGNVGGSQQRLDAVEACLWQGDVDGAVRLFDDWSHERVDQFIGYLAKHRLRIVNYSYYQAEGISIGSGAVESTIKQIGRRVKISGAQWKEDNVPQVLRHRCAYLNGQFSS; from the exons ATGGATGCCACCAAGGAAGCCCAAATCAAAGCCCATGCACTGGCGTTAGCGGAGTTGCTTTACGACGAGACAGACCCTGAACAAGTCAAAACATTGGCCGGGATCGAAGTCGCCGTTCGTGACCACCTACTGGAGTATGTGGGGCCTGAGATCGGAA AATTTTTTATCTGCACAAGCAGCGGCACAAGCTCTGGGCGAAAGCGGCACATCCAGAGTATCGTCGGACGCTTAAGTCTGAGTCAGCGCCAGAGCCAGCGGCTTAAGGTCAAGGCCCGCACCCAGTGGAGTCCTCAGGTTGAGACGTGCTGCTTGCTGCTGAGTGCCAACGAAGCCTATGCGCGAGCTGCCGACGATATCGCTGTGCTCACCGGGGTGTGCGTGTCAGGGAGTACCCAGCAACGGCTGGTGCATCGTCAAGACCTAGAGCCACCAGCGGTGGACAGCGGGGTTAAGGAAATGAGCTTAGACGGGGGCAAAGTCCGTCTGCGGACTCCTCAGGGGCAGCCCTGCCAGTGGCGCGATTACAAGGGGGTAAACCTGCATCAGTGCAGCATTAGCGCCTTCTACAAAGACAACGACAGCTTGGTCAACTGGCTCAACCAGCAGCCCTTAGCGCATCCCCTCGTTTGTCTTGGGGATGGTCACGACGGCATCTGGAACCTGTTTTCACAGATCGGGCATCGCAGCGAGCGCCTTGAGATCTTGGACTGGTACCACCTGATGGAGAATTTGGGTAACGTGGGTGGGTCTCAACAGCGTCTTGATGCCGTCGAAGCCTGCTTGTGGCAAGGGGATGTGGATGGGGCGGTTAGGCTATTCGACGACTGGTCCCATGAGCGGGTAGACCAGTTTATCGGCTATCTGGCTAAGCATCGGCTCCGTATCGTTAACTACAGCTACTACCAAGCTGAGGGGATTTCAATTGGCTCGGGTGCCGTGGAGTCGACTATCAAGCAAATTGGTAGGCGGGTGAAAATTTCAGGCGCTCAGTGGAAGGAAGACAACGTTCCACAAGTCCTTCGCCATCGCTGCGCTTATCTCAATGGTCAATTCTCATCCTGA
- a CDS encoding GH116 family glycosyl hydrolase gives MKNFPGSPNIPAAAWTRPIGQGWDKPYTVRYASNLDDGPWHGMPLGGFGAGCIGRSHRGDFNLWHIDGGEHWFQSMPACQFSVFEQSAQGTRAYALVKEADERGLCPPFVAPLPENPGTYHALYPRSWFAYDGGLQANLVCEQFSPIWAHNYQEPSYPVAVFVWTAHNPTDAPITLSLMLSWENMTGWFTNTLKSPDVKVRDDGSPVYEYQPRIGESEGNFNQWRIEGDAAGCVLGRRLEAPPAEGDGQWAIALLRSDIADQTSQTEVFYHTRWNPTGDGGDLWATFSKDGSLPNVCDETPAIAGERIAAAIALRVTLAPGETREMPMALAWDFPVTEFAEGVTYLRRYTDFFGATGQNAWAIARTALAQYRTWQAQIQQWQQPILDRGDLPDWFKMALFNELYALTDGATLWSAATERDPVGQFAVVECLDYRWYESLDVRLYGSFALLMLFPELDKAVLRAFARAIPAADPTLRKIGYYATQGTESPLVPRKLAGATPHDLGAPNEHPWEKTNYTSYQDCNLWKDLGADFVLQVYRDFVLTGSTDTQFLEDCWPAVVSTLAYLKTFDLDHDGIPENSGAPDQTFDDWRLQGISAYCGGLWIAALEGAIALAKSRGQHSNPNAPPPTDSPETRWQEWLTQSRAIFHPTLWNGQYYRLDSGSGSDVVMADQLCGQFYARLLGLPDVVPEDCARSALKTVYEACFLQFHGGQFGAANGLRPDGSPANPKDTHPLEVWTGINFGLAAFLWQMGLPDEALRLAEAVVCQIYSNGLQFRTPEAITAVGTFRASHYLRAMAIWGIYGVMTDFATLRSP, from the coding sequence ATGAAAAATTTCCCCGGTTCCCCCAACATCCCTGCTGCTGCCTGGACGCGCCCCATTGGGCAAGGCTGGGACAAGCCCTACACCGTCCGCTATGCCAGCAACCTAGACGACGGCCCGTGGCACGGGATGCCGTTGGGGGGCTTTGGGGCGGGTTGCATTGGGCGATCGCACCGAGGCGACTTTAACCTGTGGCATATCGACGGCGGCGAACACTGGTTTCAATCCATGCCCGCCTGCCAGTTCAGCGTGTTCGAGCAGTCGGCCCAGGGCACCCGGGCCTATGCGCTCGTAAAGGAAGCAGATGAGCGCGGGCTATGCCCTCCGTTCGTCGCGCCGCTGCCCGAAAATCCTGGCACGTATCACGCGCTATATCCGCGCAGTTGGTTTGCCTACGATGGCGGGCTTCAGGCAAATTTGGTCTGCGAACAGTTTTCGCCAATCTGGGCCCACAACTACCAGGAACCGAGCTATCCGGTGGCGGTGTTTGTGTGGACGGCGCACAACCCAACAGACGCGCCGATCACGCTGAGCCTGATGCTGAGTTGGGAAAACATGACGGGCTGGTTTACCAACACGCTGAAGTCGCCGGATGTGAAGGTGCGGGATGATGGCAGCCCGGTTTACGAATATCAGCCCCGCATTGGCGAAAGCGAGGGGAACTTTAACCAGTGGCGCATCGAGGGAGATGCCGCAGGCTGCGTGCTGGGGCGAAGGCTGGAAGCACCACCCGCCGAGGGGGATGGGCAGTGGGCGATCGCGCTGTTGCGGAGTGATATTGCTGACCAGACCTCCCAGACGGAAGTCTTCTATCACACCCGTTGGAATCCGACGGGTGACGGCGGCGACCTGTGGGCGACTTTTTCAAAAGATGGCTCGCTGCCCAATGTGTGCGACGAAACCCCCGCCATAGCAGGAGAAAGAATTGCGGCGGCGATCGCCCTCCGGGTTACCCTGGCTCCGGGCGAAACGCGGGAGATGCCGATGGCGCTGGCGTGGGATTTTCCAGTGACGGAGTTTGCCGAAGGCGTAACTTACCTGCGACGCTACACCGACTTTTTTGGCGCAACAGGGCAAAACGCCTGGGCGATCGCCCGCACTGCGCTGGCGCAGTATCGCACCTGGCAAGCGCAGATTCAGCAGTGGCAGCAGCCGATTCTCGACCGGGGCGACCTGCCCGACTGGTTCAAGATGGCCCTGTTTAACGAACTCTACGCCCTGACGGACGGGGCAACGCTGTGGAGTGCGGCGACGGAGCGCGATCCGGTCGGTCAGTTTGCCGTGGTGGAATGCCTGGACTACCGCTGGTACGAGAGCCTGGACGTGCGGCTATACGGCTCCTTTGCGCTGCTGATGCTGTTTCCAGAACTGGATAAGGCCGTGCTGCGAGCCTTTGCCCGCGCTATTCCGGCCGCAGACCCCACGCTTCGCAAAATCGGCTACTACGCCACTCAGGGAACGGAAAGTCCGCTGGTTCCCCGCAAGCTGGCCGGAGCCACGCCCCACGACCTTGGCGCACCCAACGAACACCCCTGGGAAAAGACCAACTACACCAGCTATCAGGATTGCAACCTCTGGAAAGACCTGGGAGCCGATTTTGTCCTCCAAGTTTATCGAGATTTTGTGCTGACGGGCAGCACCGATACGCAGTTTCTTGAAGACTGCTGGCCCGCCGTCGTGTCCACCCTCGCCTACCTGAAAACCTTCGACCTAGACCACGACGGCATTCCCGAAAACTCCGGCGCACCCGACCAGACCTTCGACGATTGGCGCTTGCAGGGCATCAGCGCCTACTGCGGCGGGCTGTGGATTGCGGCGCTGGAAGGGGCGATCGCCCTTGCAAAGTCCAGAGGTCAGCACTCCAACCCAAACGCCCCCCCTCCCACAGATTCCCCCGAAACCCGATGGCAAGAATGGCTCACCCAATCTCGCGCCATCTTCCACCCGACGCTGTGGAACGGGCAATACTATCGGCTCGACAGCGGCAGCGGTTCGGACGTGGTAATGGCAGATCAGTTGTGTGGGCAGTTTTATGCGCGGCTGCTGGGGCTGCCGGATGTAGTGCCGGAGGACTGTGCCCGGTCGGCGCTGAAGACGGTGTATGAAGCGTGCTTCCTCCAGTTTCACGGTGGTCAGTTTGGCGCGGCCAACGGGTTGCGGCCGGATGGATCGCCCGCGAACCCGAAGGATACGCACCCGCTAGAGGTGTGGACGGGCATCAACTTTGGGCTGGCGGCGTTTCTGTGGCAGATGGGGTTGCCAGATGAAGCCCTGCGGCTGGCGGAAGCCGTGGTGTGTCAGATCTACAGCAACGGCTTGCAGTTTCGCACGCCAGAGGCGATTACGGCAGTGGGCACGTTTCGCGCCAGCCACTATCTGCGGGCAATGGCGATTTGGGGAATCTACGGCGTAATGACAGATTTTGCTACGCTGCGATCGCCCTAG
- a CDS encoding HNH endonuclease, which yields MHPIYLSPELVAAFLKYWGSLVKNPKYHSDISLPFFHLKGDEFWRLMANPGFEATIARKVKIKGLTALRDVVKYAYLDEELFEYLQEPANRLRLSEVLIQTYFPNEAQQFEGIQEKDELEDIQLRLLEKGGEIYDVSELKDQDRVFVRDAAFRRIVVRLYQHQCALCRLKIVGSNNQTIVDGAHIKPFAEFRDDRFDNGLSLCKNHHWAFDRGWFSIDDNYRVIVCSDRFEEESPPGLRSLKDFHQELILLPEQHQPRVEALQWHRSFWKVS from the coding sequence ATGCACCCGATCTATTTGTCTCCAGAGTTGGTAGCAGCATTTCTTAAATATTGGGGAAGCTTGGTAAAGAATCCCAAATATCACTCCGATATTTCTCTCCCTTTCTTTCATCTAAAGGGAGACGAATTCTGGCGTCTAATGGCGAATCCTGGATTTGAAGCAACTATTGCTAGAAAGGTAAAAATTAAAGGTTTGACTGCTCTGAGAGATGTTGTCAAATATGCTTATTTAGACGAAGAATTATTTGAATATCTTCAGGAACCAGCCAATCGGCTAAGATTGAGTGAGGTATTGATTCAGACTTACTTTCCAAATGAGGCTCAGCAGTTTGAGGGCATTCAAGAAAAGGACGAGTTAGAAGATATTCAGCTTCGACTCCTTGAAAAGGGCGGTGAGATTTATGATGTTTCAGAATTAAAAGATCAAGATAGAGTTTTTGTTAGGGATGCTGCTTTTCGGCGAATTGTGGTTCGTCTTTATCAACATCAATGTGCCTTATGTCGATTGAAAATCGTCGGCTCTAACAATCAGACGATTGTAGATGGGGCGCACATCAAACCGTTTGCCGAGTTTCGAGATGACAGGTTTGATAATGGTCTATCGCTTTGCAAAAACCACCATTGGGCCTTCGATCGCGGCTGGTTTAGCATTGATGATAATTATCGGGTGATTGTTTGCTCAGACCGATTTGAAGAAGAATCACCCCCAGGATTGCGATCGCTCAAAGACTTCCATCAAGAGCTAATCTTACTTCCGGAGCAACATCAGCCCAGAGTCGAAGCGCTTCAATGGCATCGCTCCTTTTGGAAAGTCTCCTAA
- a CDS encoding Uma2 family endonuclease: protein MVNTLPAPQNLVTDAWVKASWETFLALGDRPELEQARFYYDTDSMRIETMPIGSGHSQDNTILAQTVSLYGTVKNIRLKGFTNGSFRKPGVRECQPDLAYYIGAAFRIPPKSSQPIDVNEFGAPQLVIEVASTILSDDLGRKRLLYERLGVQEYWVVDVEQGEVIAFAVADGGSRQIRESEVLPGLAIALVEEALKRSQTQEDGEISRWLLQMFHSQPQNAGQEREGQD, encoded by the coding sequence ATGGTGAATACCTTACCCGCACCGCAAAATCTGGTCACCGATGCGTGGGTCAAAGCGAGTTGGGAGACCTTTCTGGCACTGGGCGATCGCCCTGAACTAGAACAAGCCCGGTTCTACTACGACACTGACTCGATGAGGATTGAGACGATGCCGATTGGATCTGGGCATAGCCAGGATAATACGATTCTTGCCCAAACGGTCAGTCTCTACGGCACGGTCAAAAATATTCGCCTCAAAGGCTTTACCAACGGCAGTTTTCGCAAACCAGGCGTGCGCGAGTGTCAGCCTGACCTGGCATATTACATTGGTGCCGCGTTCCGCATTCCACCCAAGTCTTCTCAGCCCATTGATGTAAACGAGTTTGGTGCGCCGCAGTTGGTCATCGAAGTTGCCTCTACAATCCTCAGCGATGACCTTGGACGCAAGCGCCTGCTCTACGAGCGGTTGGGGGTGCAGGAATACTGGGTGGTGGATGTGGAGCAGGGTGAGGTGATTGCCTTTGCGGTGGCGGATGGGGGCAGTCGGCAAATCCGCGAGTCGGAGGTGCTGCCAGGACTGGCGATCGCCCTTGTGGAAGAAGCCCTCAAGCGCAGCCAGACGCAGGAAGACGGTGAGATTAGCCGCTGGTTGCTCCAGATGTTTCATAGCCAACCGCAAAATGCAGGACAAGAGCGTGAAGGACAAGACTGA